The following proteins are co-located in the Paludibaculum fermentans genome:
- a CDS encoding alpha-glucuronidase family glycosyl hydrolase, producing MSGKLRWLWALVPLAGLHAETGADAWLRYAALDAAAARRYVNTLPPVVVVLGNSPVEQTAQRELIRGIRGMLGVTLRVSSTVPAEGAIVLGLDPAVRKAVPGTPAGNPLAEDGYALSLRTAGTARHLSIAGGSERGVLYGTFALLRKIALGEAMEALNEHSAPYAPVRWVNHWDNLDGTIERGYGGRSIFWDKGVVREDLSRVSEYGRLLASLGINGCSINNVNTDPRILTAEYLPQIARIAEAFRPWGVRLVLSVDFGSPQRVGGLATFDPLDAGVAAWWKAKTDELYRAVPDLAGLLLKADSEGRIGPSAYGRTHADAANVIARALKPHGGLFFYRGFVYDHHMDWRNLKNDRARAAYDNFNRLDGQFDDNVVIQIKHGPIDFQVREPASPLFGALEHTNQAIELQVTQEYFGQARQLVFLVPMWKEALDFDMQARGAGTPVKALVAGKVFQRPTGGFVGVSNVGLDANWLGNHMSQANLYGYGRLAWNPDLTSQQIAAEWTRLTFGNDPQVVQTIESLQLKSWRVFEDYTGPLGLQTLTDIVGNHYGVSVEASERNGWGQWHRSDEKGAGMDRTVATGTGYAGQYRPAVAKRYESLATCPDELLLFFHHVPYTHMLHSGKTVIQTLYDLHYDGAVSVEGYVNSWKLLKGRVDERRYAEVLAQLEYHAGQAQVWRDAVNNWFHRASGIADAKGRVGHQPGRIEAEAMTLEGYAETPVTPWEGGSGGKAVACQAAECSAATRFEGKAGWYTVRVQYFDQNNGNARYRVKVGEQVVDEWTASNWVPTQKIDSSSSTRRSVTGIALRPGDVIRVEGTPDGGEKAALDYLEVLPERP from the coding sequence ATGAGCGGAAAACTGCGGTGGTTGTGGGCCCTGGTGCCCCTGGCCGGACTTCATGCCGAGACCGGAGCGGATGCCTGGCTGAGGTACGCAGCGCTGGATGCCGCGGCCGCCCGCCGCTACGTGAACACCCTGCCGCCGGTCGTGGTCGTGCTCGGCAACTCGCCCGTCGAGCAGACGGCCCAGCGCGAATTGATTCGCGGCATCAGGGGCATGCTCGGCGTCACCCTGCGCGTCAGCTCCACAGTTCCGGCGGAAGGCGCCATTGTCCTTGGCCTGGACCCGGCTGTCCGCAAGGCGGTTCCAGGAACTCCAGCCGGTAATCCGCTGGCGGAGGACGGCTACGCGCTCAGTCTTCGGACTGCAGGTACGGCCCGGCACCTCTCCATTGCCGGGGGCAGTGAGCGTGGAGTGCTCTACGGCACTTTCGCCCTGCTGCGAAAGATCGCGTTGGGCGAGGCGATGGAGGCGCTCAACGAGCACTCCGCGCCCTACGCGCCAGTACGTTGGGTGAACCACTGGGACAACCTCGATGGCACCATCGAACGCGGTTACGGCGGCCGGTCCATCTTCTGGGACAAGGGCGTCGTGCGCGAGGACCTGAGCCGCGTCAGCGAATACGGACGCCTGCTTGCCTCGCTCGGCATCAACGGCTGTTCCATCAACAACGTCAATACCGATCCCCGAATCCTGACTGCAGAGTACCTGCCGCAGATCGCGCGCATCGCCGAGGCGTTCCGGCCGTGGGGTGTCCGCCTGGTGTTGTCCGTTGACTTCGGCAGTCCGCAGCGAGTGGGCGGCCTGGCGACCTTCGATCCGCTGGATGCCGGCGTGGCCGCCTGGTGGAAGGCGAAGACGGACGAACTCTACCGGGCCGTGCCCGATCTCGCTGGATTGCTGCTGAAAGCGGATTCGGAAGGGCGCATCGGACCTTCCGCCTACGGGCGTACCCATGCCGACGCGGCGAACGTCATCGCCCGCGCCTTGAAGCCGCACGGCGGACTGTTCTTCTACCGCGGGTTCGTCTACGACCACCACATGGACTGGCGCAATCTGAAGAACGACCGGGCTCGCGCCGCCTACGACAACTTCAACCGCCTGGACGGCCAGTTCGACGACAACGTCGTCATCCAGATCAAGCACGGTCCCATCGATTTCCAGGTGCGCGAACCTGCCTCGCCACTGTTCGGAGCGTTGGAGCACACCAACCAGGCGATCGAGCTGCAGGTGACCCAGGAGTACTTCGGGCAGGCCCGCCAGTTGGTGTTCCTGGTTCCGATGTGGAAAGAGGCGCTCGATTTCGACATGCAGGCGCGCGGCGCCGGCACTCCGGTGAAGGCCCTGGTGGCTGGGAAAGTCTTCCAGCGCCCGACCGGCGGGTTTGTAGGCGTCTCCAATGTGGGCCTGGACGCCAACTGGCTGGGCAACCACATGTCGCAGGCGAATCTGTACGGTTATGGACGGCTGGCCTGGAATCCAGACCTCACGTCGCAGCAGATTGCGGCCGAGTGGACGCGGCTGACCTTCGGTAATGATCCGCAGGTTGTGCAGACCATCGAGTCGCTGCAGTTGAAGTCGTGGCGGGTGTTTGAGGACTACACCGGCCCGCTCGGGCTGCAGACCCTCACTGATATTGTGGGCAACCACTACGGCGTGTCGGTGGAGGCATCGGAACGCAACGGCTGGGGCCAATGGCACCGGTCTGATGAGAAGGGCGCAGGGATGGACCGCACGGTGGCGACCGGCACCGGCTACGCAGGCCAGTACCGGCCGGCGGTAGCGAAGCGCTACGAGTCACTGGCGACTTGTCCTGACGAACTGCTACTGTTCTTCCACCACGTGCCGTATACGCACATGCTGCATTCGGGCAAGACGGTGATCCAGACGCTCTACGACCTGCACTATGACGGCGCGGTCTCGGTGGAGGGCTATGTGAACTCCTGGAAGCTCTTGAAGGGGCGCGTGGACGAGCGGCGCTATGCCGAGGTGCTGGCGCAGTTGGAGTATCACGCCGGGCAGGCGCAGGTCTGGCGCGATGCGGTGAACAACTGGTTCCACCGCGCGTCGGGCATTGCGGATGCGAAGGGCCGGGTCGGGCATCAACCGGGCCGGATTGAGGCCGAGGCCATGACGCTGGAGGGCTATGCGGAGACGCCGGTGACTCCTTGGGAGGGCGGCTCGGGTGGAAAAGCCGTGGCCTGTCAGGCGGCGGAGTGTTCGGCCGCGACCCGCTTTGAAGGCAAGGCGGGCTGGTACACGGTTCGAGTACAGTACTTCGACCAGAACAATGGCAATGCCCGGTACCGGGTGAAGGTCGGAGAGCAGGTTGTGGATGAATGGACCGCGTCGAACTGGGTCCCGACACAGAAGATCGACAGTTCTTCGTCCACCCGGCGCAGCGTGACGGGCATCGCACTGCGACCGGGTGATGTGATCCGGGTGGAGGGCACTCCGGACGGCGGAGAGAAGGCGGCCCTCGACTATCTCGAGGTGTTGCCAGAGCGGCCGTAG
- a CDS encoding uroporphyrinogen decarboxylase family protein has translation MRQQQWDAFKKAAKRQPVDSVPLALIVDSPWMPGYLGINHLDYFLDPEVWFQSNLKVAQDFPEVTLFPSWWVEYGMAIEPSAMGARITFQPDQPPSQSATLHRLGDLDHMVPIDPWRDGFMSLALHRYRMQKQRIFDAGYTIPVVAARGPLCTAAFVHDVNNLMTNIVDDPEGVHRLLCFVTDGIIAWLKAQAEAIGPCVEGIFILDDVVGFLSRASYNQFAAPYLKKICDAFPPDWVKVYHNDAAIKQFLDDLPDTGFDVLNFSHKVDIAEAARRTGGRMCLMGNVSPLELGVRGTAEAVKAAALEVLRKTSGTNLILSLGGGASPGMPAENIRALVEAAREFEASR, from the coding sequence ATGCGACAGCAACAGTGGGACGCCTTCAAGAAAGCCGCCAAACGCCAGCCCGTGGATTCCGTTCCTCTCGCCCTGATTGTGGACAGCCCCTGGATGCCCGGGTATCTCGGCATTAACCACCTGGATTACTTCCTCGATCCGGAAGTCTGGTTCCAGTCCAACCTAAAGGTGGCCCAGGACTTTCCGGAAGTCACGCTGTTCCCGTCCTGGTGGGTGGAGTATGGCATGGCGATCGAGCCTTCCGCGATGGGGGCGCGCATCACCTTCCAGCCGGACCAGCCCCCCAGCCAGAGCGCGACCCTGCACCGCCTGGGCGATCTCGATCACATGGTCCCCATCGATCCCTGGCGGGACGGCTTCATGTCGTTGGCGCTGCATCGCTACCGCATGCAGAAGCAGCGCATCTTCGATGCCGGCTACACGATCCCCGTGGTCGCCGCCCGCGGTCCGCTCTGCACCGCCGCCTTCGTGCATGACGTCAACAACCTGATGACGAACATCGTCGATGATCCGGAGGGGGTGCATCGCCTGCTGTGCTTCGTTACCGATGGGATCATCGCGTGGTTGAAGGCACAGGCGGAAGCGATCGGCCCCTGCGTGGAAGGCATCTTCATCCTGGACGACGTAGTTGGGTTCCTCTCCCGCGCCTCATACAACCAGTTCGCCGCTCCGTACCTGAAGAAGATCTGCGACGCGTTCCCACCAGACTGGGTGAAGGTTTACCACAACGACGCAGCCATTAAACAGTTCCTGGACGACCTGCCCGACACCGGTTTTGACGTCCTGAACTTTAGCCACAAGGTGGACATTGCCGAGGCAGCCCGCAGGACTGGCGGCCGGATGTGCCTGATGGGGAATGTCTCTCCGCTGGAACTCGGGGTGCGCGGTACCGCCGAAGCGGTGAAAGCGGCGGCTCTCGAGGTGCTGAGAAAGACCTCCGGCACGAACCTGATCCTGTCGCTGGGCGGAGGCGCGAGTCCGGGCATGCCGGCGGAGAATATCCGGGCTCTGGTGGAGGCGGCACGCGAATTCGAAGCCAGCCGCTGA
- a CDS encoding twin-arginine translocation signal domain-containing protein, with product MEPGLRPRRQVLKTTTLGTGWGGILALPSRLPPPECAPLFPALHYDTCRPD from the coding sequence ATCGAACCAGGGCTGAGGCCTCGGCGTCAGGTTCTCAAAACGACAACACTTGGTACTGGATGGGGCGGCATCCTTGCGCTCCCATCCAGACTCCCTCCGCCTGAATGCGCCCCACTGTTTCCCGCGCTCCATTATGATACTTGCAGGCCTGATTAG
- a CDS encoding NAD(P)/FAD-dependent oxidoreductase: protein MSNPDVLIVGAGLAGICCARALQKEGVSFQVIEASDSVGGRVRTEKVDGFLLDRGFQVLLTAYPEALEQLDYDRLQLCAFAPGALIRADGRFFRIPDPWREPGAFMTSLFSPIGGFADKFKLSRIRSAVLRKTIEEIFEGEDISTMQALRRRQISQPMIDRFFKPFIGGVMLDPKLTVSNRLFEFVFKMFAEGDAAVPAEGMQAIPRQLAEVLPEGSIRFNERVHSIGLNQVKLSTGEVLAAKQVVVATEGPEASRLLGFDRTISSRSVCTLYFAAKESPVEEPMLVLSGSSRGPINNLAVMNVVAPGYAPAGEQLVSITVLGWPSRDDQTVVSMVRGQLRHWYGLVADEWRLLRMYRIEHGLPVVSPMEWQQSSRLAAGLYVCGDHRSTPSIQGAMESGRLTGEAVIRELKGQPDPVTRVRKDEPRLVELRESNQG from the coding sequence ATGTCTAATCCAGATGTATTGATCGTCGGCGCTGGGCTCGCCGGCATTTGTTGTGCGCGGGCATTGCAGAAGGAAGGCGTCTCATTCCAGGTGATTGAGGCGTCGGACAGTGTGGGGGGGCGTGTCCGGACTGAAAAAGTTGATGGATTTCTGCTGGATCGTGGCTTCCAGGTATTGCTCACCGCATATCCCGAAGCTCTGGAACAATTGGACTACGACCGGCTGCAGTTGTGCGCTTTCGCGCCTGGTGCGCTGATTCGCGCCGACGGCCGCTTCTTCCGCATTCCCGATCCCTGGCGCGAACCTGGCGCCTTCATGACCAGCCTTTTTTCGCCCATCGGCGGGTTTGCCGATAAGTTCAAGCTGTCGCGGATCCGAAGCGCTGTCCTGCGGAAAACGATCGAGGAGATCTTCGAGGGAGAAGACATCTCCACGATGCAGGCGCTGCGCCGGCGCCAGATCTCCCAGCCCATGATCGACCGCTTCTTCAAGCCGTTCATCGGCGGCGTCATGCTGGACCCGAAGCTGACCGTCTCCAACCGGCTGTTTGAGTTCGTTTTCAAGATGTTCGCCGAAGGCGACGCCGCCGTTCCGGCCGAGGGCATGCAGGCCATCCCCCGGCAATTGGCCGAAGTTCTCCCGGAAGGTTCGATCCGCTTCAATGAGCGTGTCCATTCCATCGGCCTCAACCAGGTGAAGCTCTCCACGGGCGAAGTGTTGGCGGCAAAACAGGTGGTAGTGGCGACGGAAGGACCGGAAGCCTCGCGCCTGCTGGGTTTTGATCGCACCATTTCGTCACGCAGCGTCTGCACTCTTTACTTCGCGGCCAAAGAGTCGCCGGTTGAGGAGCCGATGCTCGTGCTGAGCGGCAGCAGCCGGGGTCCTATCAACAACCTGGCGGTGATGAATGTTGTGGCGCCCGGATATGCGCCCGCAGGCGAGCAACTGGTGAGTATCACCGTGCTCGGCTGGCCCAGCCGGGACGACCAGACGGTGGTTAGCATGGTGCGCGGCCAACTGCGTCACTGGTACGGCCTGGTCGCCGATGAGTGGCGCCTGCTGCGGATGTACCGCATCGAACACGGCCTGCCGGTGGTCTCGCCCATGGAGTGGCAACAGTCGTCCAGACTGGCTGCGGGCTTGTATGTGTGTGGCGACCATCGCTCCACGCCCAGCATTCAGGGCGCAATGGAGAGCGGCCGCTTGACGGGTGAAGCCGTGATTCGCGAACTGAAGGGGCAGCCCGACCCAGTGACCCGCGTCCGTAAAGATGAGCCCAGGCTCGTTGAGCTGCGGGAATCGAACCAGGGCTGA